The genomic region GTATGACTTGTAATGTGACATGTAAAATTTTCATATCCAATAGGGAATCCTAATAGATCCTATAGGGGATTAGATGGCCAACAAAATTTTATTGGGGATGGAGAATACAAATGGGATTAGTATAAGTCAATAATAATCCATTTCCCTCTAGTTATATATGGTTCCTTGTGCACATTCTTTTTGGAGGCCAACCCCCTTACATAAAACAAAAGAAGATAATAGAAAATGTATCTAAGGGCCCTCAAAAAAGAGCACAAGACCATCTTTCCTAACGATTGTGGGGCTCTATGGTATTTATGGTATTTGGCTCTCATTGGATATATGGACATTTAGTTATATGGCTACTCAAGAAGAGTGGACGGTCTGAATGAGCTTTTTGAAGAGGCGTTACATGGCAAGCTACAAAATCTATAATGttgtgattttatgattatttagtGTTATATGATACCATCCTCCTTGTAAATCTCATTGTGTGAGTCATATGCCTTGTATTGTATATTGTGGTAGTTATTTGTTGTGTTTGTAACTATTTTCAAATGGATGTGATGTAGACTAATTGTAAATCAAGTTATAAAGTCTTGTGAATCAATTTATAGAGCCTTGTAACAAATAGAataaaattagatgtttttggaaTGTGACATAATAGGAGATTGAAGGTTGAAAAGGTGCACTTACATAAATTTGAACTATGAATGGTAGTTGTAAAAGAAATTGAATTGGATGATAAAGGTATTGATGTGACTCTAGTTTATATATGTGTGGTTTGTTAATCTAGAAGTTATGTGATTAGTATTTACACACTTGTATTGATGTTTAAATGGATCAATGTATCGTGTGTATGATTATTGCTTCGATTGTGTGGTAATTTAGATGTTCTAGAAATtttcttattttatattttatggtTTAATAATTTAAATTCCCATTAAATTAGCAAGTCAAAATTGTTGCATTCACATATTTTTGCATATTCCCATGAGGGGATTATGCTTACAAATCCTTGGTAACTTCCAAGAGGAAATTTAATTTAAGGGGAGTAGAATGTAAGATCTAACCTTACGAGTAATACTTACAATCATTTTTGTTAATTAACAGCTTCCATTACTATTGATTAGTCAATTCAAACCTATGAAACATATATCTTTATCTTGATCAAAACCTTATGATGTGCATTGCATGAAGTAttacatgtgatgtgttatgaatcATATGGGTATAATGTGAATCATGTTGTTGAGTCAATCAATGCCTTGGTGTATGAGCTCAATTGTAAAAGTAGTTAATGACCATTGTTACTACTATAATACTTCTTTAATGTGATAGTAAACGGGCAATATCTTAATCATGTAATGATGTAAATTTAGTACATGTTATAGCTTCTATTTGTAACCTTGTTATGTATGGTAATAATAAAACATTTGTATGTTTTGTAATAAGCATTGTTCTGGATTTGGATGCACATGGTGTCACTATATTACACAAGATGGTGTCATTAAGGCTTGCTACATTTGTCATAAAGAAATATGAATTTATGATCGTTATTATTCTTCTAATGATTGCTTACTTGAATGATTGCATTTGGAAAGAGAAGTATCTTTCCGCTTGTTACTTAATATCATTGAATAGGTCATTATTACATTATTCCCATCTTAACATTGAAAAGTCGACCTTGTCTTAACATTAGACATGTTATCGTGAAAAACAATCCTTTAATTTATCAAGTTCTTATTTCATATATATTACATTCATATATCACCTATGGAACACAACAATCCAAGAAATATTGTTATTCAGAACATCATTATAAGGGGGATTAAAGGGGGAAATCCCTTTAGAGGGTCTATCAGCACCAAAAGTAGAAGTTTGTTGCAAAATAGGAGCAACAAGAGTAAGAACCACAAGGCCTGAGGAGGCCACACCAATAACAAGAGGGGGAGTAGGATCTAGGGGGACTAAGGAGGTCATGACAACaataagaggcacaacctcatatTGGGAGGAGTCATCATCATCATGTGAAGAGTCATCGGAATCAGAAGAATCAATATTCAAACGTTCACCATTAGTGTCCTTCCACCAAGAAGCAAAACTTCTACGATGTGAGAGAGAACAATCCATAGCTAAGTGACCAGTTGAGAAGCATCTATGATAACGAAAGGAGAGGCCCTTATAATCCAATGATTGATTCCAGAGCCTATCcctaaccataagaaccacatccccaggaAGAGGCATAAATATGTCAATATCGTTTAAAATGCAAGAAAAAGTGGAATGACCCATGAAGGAAgtggtatcatcaaccttcaagaagtggACAATAGagttggggtgaactcacaataatggttcccacttttttgccacttttgacactgagatgaacacttttaaaataatcttcaacttccgacaactataacttttaaactataaagaatttgaagattatgtaaattagtgatttgtagaactttgtctctagattctatatatatttttttcaaatttttttgatggatttttttcaaatttttccatctccctcaaaaagtagttttttacaacaaactacattttttaagagttatgtgcctcccgaaatgcataactttttttctataaatgataaaaactcaattattttgaattttggtttgtaacatcaatatccagggtgTGCAGTtgctttgatagtgatatgttcaatatttttcattttattaagttttgaagtctgactagtcataattctgacataggtttaagtttgaacacataacttgttctatatatattgaaattcaaaatttctttttttgttagaaagaagacatcaatacttggggcttagatatttttcagaatttttttgaattagtttcctatttttcccaatgcgttgaacagagaagttcatgtttggtgaaaaacctatgtttggtaaaatttaaaaaacaagttcataataaactcaatatgtaataatattatattcattggaaagcttgctttgaggacTATAATATtgtattcattggaaagcttgctttgaggactataatattacattttgggttgtcaagatcattccatttgagccttcaaccaaaggtttgaaggccaaaaatctacaaaaaaatgtagaaagctccagagaagtgttaaaaaagggctTCGAACAAAAGGGGGTTCGAGggaaccccccatttttaggggggttcaaatcaaggggggttcgatcgaaccccccttatataattgaaaaatgacataatcaagcattaaaggtgcttcgctcgaaagagtgggttcgagcgaagtggggtcttcgctcgaaccccaaagggtagtccgttcgaacacccccacttcgctcgaaccccccctaAATGGAATTCTCCACTCTCGCCAATTTcctttgttggcaaaagtgggaaccagctttgtgagttcacccattgcCAATACCctcataacaagaatgctcccaaaaatgaagaggaagattggaaaaacaAACTGGCATTGGTTGCACATTGTGTGGTTCAATAAAAGGGTTAAAATAAGTTGTCCAGGGTTGACTGAGAGAGAGAGTTAACTCCCCAAACCCACAAATTTCTCAGCAATAAGTCATGAGCAtcaaaagaagaaaaggaagcaataaaaaaacccttagcacaagggaaaatctCAATGCTACCATcaaccaaaggcttccaagaataACTCACCCAATGATGTAGATATGGGAGGAAAAGTTAGAGCCCAACAAATCTACACACCAACCCACAACGTTGGTAGAAAGCAACATTTTCTACCACGTCTTGGCTACAAACCACAATAGGGGAGGTCTTGGCATAAGGAAAAGGATGAGATTCCCCCTTGGGAGGATGAGCAACAATAGATTTGACAACACAAGCAAAGCTTCGCCCATAAGAAGTAGTAGAAAAAGGTCCAAGAGGGGGGACCTCAACACTCAAAATTAGACAAATGGAATAAGCAATATCTTTCCTTGGGTGGGAAAATTCAAGTCTACTAGAAGATCCTATCATCTTACACTCTTTATTATGCTTTAGTCTATCTTTTTAGTAGCTATTAAATTAATGAGATCCAAAAATGGATCAAATGCTTCCTTTTGTCTAATGGAAAATGTAACAAGAAAAAACACTCAGTCAAGTGGGTTTTGTGTTGTAAGGAGAAAATTCAAGGGGGGATAGGACTAAAGGATCTGAAGAAACATCGGATTGCACTAGCTATTATGTGGATTATCAAGGCTCTAGAGGGAGATGAGCCATGGAAAGTACATAAAGAATAATATCCAAAGTGATGtgccaaaacaagcaaaaatagCGAAGAACTTTCCTTTTTGTGATCTTCTGATTAGTAGACATCCTATTTGCCTTGCAAGATCTATAGTATTTAAGAGCTTTTGGAAGGATTAGGAAATGGTAAAAAGTAAGGTGGTTGGTTGTCACCTAGTTGAGAATAACTCCAAGAAGATTCATGCTTACATATCTACCTAGTGTAATCTTAAACACAAAGGCAAACCACTTTCTCTATTGCAAGGTTGCTttgccaaaaattggtatcaaaagGGGATTAAATGCTTTTATCATATTCTACAAAATGGTCACCTTAAAGACCGAGCTTCTCTGAGCTATGAATTATCTCTACCTACTACAAACTAGATAACATACTCCATGTTGAGGAATGCATGCAAAGATTTTTCTTTCCCTATTAATTGCAGCAATTCAAGCCTAACAACTACATATATATTACATGGGAGGATGAATCCCCACTAACCAATACCAAGGATAAGATTAGTTATAAACCACTAGAAATGAGGATgtttctttattttcttatcttaaTCAATGTTGGAATGTCAATTATAGTCAAAAGAAATGATAGGGAATATCTAAACAAATTTGGTCTAATGTATTAGAGTCTAAAAATGCTTATTTCAAATGGTTTATTTGGAAAAAGCTTCCCTGTAAGATGAAAAATAATGATGTTGAATTTTTTAGTTTATGTAAGAAACCTAAATCAATGCATCATATATTTTTTGAATGCATTTATGCTAAAGAAGTATGGAACATCTTTTGTGCTAGTTTAAAAAAATGGAAGTGTTAATAACGCATTTATTAATGAGATTATATCTAGCTatgttcctaaattaaataaaaggCATAATTTGTTTTGGCTTTATTTATCTATAAAAATTTAATGCCACATATGAAAGGTTAGATCTTTAATGGGACTAAGAGAACACTTATCGAATCTTCTAGAAGACTTGCATATCTTAATATTCTTATGCAGGTGTACGTTACTATGGAAATCTCACAAGCAAAGTTCCTTAAGCTGCCCGGGGATGGTATTGTGGTGGAGAAACTTTCACCTAATTCTCCACCACAGGGAGCCATGGATCGGGAGACTGGGTATCAAAGCAAAAATGACTAACTCCACTTTTGGCCTGCATTGAAGAcgatttattttttattcattttgtttTTCAGTTCTACTTATGATGTAATGGATATATGTCCTATGTTGTAATGGTCAAGATGATAATGAAGAGGAAGATTTGGATGTAATGGTTCTATGACATTATGTTGGTTGTAGACTTGCAATGCTCTAGGAGTTATGATTTATAGGTTGTCTATAGAGAGTGCAGTTGCTTTTGGGTTGCTTAATGCAGTAGATATTTAGTTTTTGATTGCTGATAAAGACAATAATATGAGCACATATGATGATGTAATTTTGTATCTTCTATTATTAATAcgaaattaaaatgaatgaaaatgataaaTTGGTGAATTAtttgaataattaaaaattatttgattaatgtgAATGAAAGAATTGTAtgttatcttaattaaataattaaaattaaaattatttaatcaatgttAATAGAAGAATTGATGACAAATGATGAAGTGATGAAACAAAAATGCATTAGTCATGTTGAGGTGTATACACATAGATGTTACCAGAATGCTATCCAATTGAAGGAAGCTAGAGTGTTGCATATGTATTCTATTCTTGAAGATTAATACATTCTTGAGCATCTCTTTGATGGTGGAGTTTTCTTCAAAATGGGTTCCCCATGTATATCGGGTGTTATGTATTGCAACTTTAcgatttgttgatttttttaattgttgattttaACCACTCACATAGTCTCTTTTATGAATAATTCATTGTTTTATAAATAAAACACATATTTGCAtacttatttttaaaaaataatataaacttTGTTCACTAGTTTAATAACACCAACTTCCAAGCTAAAAACAAGACTTGGTGAATTATAGACTTTAGCATGGGTACaaccaaataacaaagatatgactTGTTTACAAGATCTTTGCTAAGATCATTAATGGAAGTTAAAATCATTATAGACAATATTTTCATAGGGATCTTTATTTTTACTATTAAAAATGTAATCCTTGTATATAAACAAAAGATGTATGACTTCCTACTTCAATAAGCTATTGAACTCTTTGATGATGTTCAActctaagcatgaaaaattaagAGAATATGCTTTATTTACATGCATTGATTTAAGGAGATTATTACAAATTTATCCAAATTCTTATGGTTCATATTTATTGTGAATCTCTTGAGTATCTTTGGAAATAATCATCAATATTAGTAAATTATTTCCTTCATTCTTATAGACTCATCTAGTATCTCTTAAAGTATCATATAGTAAAAGTATTAAGACACCATAAACAACGTTTGAGAGTGCTATGAAGTAGTTGaaagacacaaatatttatatatttatcaaCTAAGGGAAATATAAAAgctcttaaaaatataaatatgTAATGATTGACCAAAAAGACTAAATATCTATGTTTATTAATGATTTGATAGTATCGTGAATGCATGTGTAGATTTTGCCATTATTGAAGAAGGCAAAAAACTATATACTCTCATTTCTAAACCTAGATTGGAGTCGGATATTATTGTTGAGAGTGCACTTGATAGTtgataattttaatgttaaatgtgGATATATCCTTAAGCATCACAAAAATTCTTAGATAGGATGTGGTTTCATGGACCATTATTATGCTAGACAACTTAGTATTACTAAACAAAAATCTTTAGTAGTTGTACTAAAATTTAAGAAGTAATTATATTTTTAAAGTCTTTTAATGCAAATGTGAAGCCACAAGTTTGCCTATTAGTAACATTATTCGTATAAAGAATAACAACTTCAAGTGTCTTAAGATGGAGAAATCATATTTATCTTTATCTTTAAATATGATTATGatctcttctctttttttttcaaatttgaattataATTCAACAAATATTTCAATATATTTTTAATAGAATTTATCTTTCCCTACATTACATAGATACCATCATTATTAATTATTAGATGACatgagatttccacaattcatAGAATTATCTATAAACAAGGTTCAAATGATTGTGTGCAAATTTTTAGATCAACAATTTGATTCACACTCAGTGATCCATCATCACGATGAATGAGAGCATCACCCTACTTTATATTTTCAAGATTTTATGTTTTTTCAAACTATATAAATTTATTATCTGAAATCTTTCATAATACTAACTTTTTAAATCAAGATTGAAAATTTTTGAGCATCAACCCACTTCAAATATAGAAATCCACTTCAATAATCAAGGCAATCACACACTTGAATTCCCTTCAATTATTATGTCAATCCTAAATCAATAACTTTTGtttttttaaatcaataaccagaaaaAGTAATCGCATTCATAACACACTGCCAAGCAGCCTTTGAACAATGGAACCTTTTAGGGGTTGAAATTTGACGGTCAACCTACTGTAAACTGAAACTTATCTGCCAGTTTCTGTCGAAAGGGCAAAAAATAtcagatgcaaaaaaatataaaaaatataccgTCTCTTTTCACCGAAATTCTGTTTATAGAATTTTCGATTTGTCTCTTATCACAGAGACGAAGTCTTCGCCGAAATTTGATTTGGCATTTTACGGTGAAAAGGTTAGACGACCGTCAAATTTATCTTCGGTTTTTCTGGTTATCAATTCAAGAATGTGAAGGTTCTGGTCATTAATCTGAGGGCAGGATTTTTATTGTCTTGTTTTGCTCCGGACAAAAATTTTCAAGCCGATTACCTAGGTCTTGCCCACAATGAACATTCTTAGCGAAGAATAATCATGGATGTTGCAGGTGATGTGCTTGGCAAGCCTAGGCTCTGGAAAATAACagtgaaaaaagaaaataaaggatgCACAGATGGGGAAGAGGAGATCAACGAATTCGAACCCGTGACCCCGGCTGGCCGCGTTTTCAGTCAATCCGCTTTATACTGTTATATTATCGCCATTTTCAAGTTGAAAACACAGATCGATGTAGAGACCATTAAGTCGGGTCTGGAATCCAGTCTTTTAAAGCACAAACGATTCTCCAGCGTAATGGTTAGTAACACAGAGCAAAGCATGCTTTATTTATTGGATTTTCTTATTCAGTCGTATAATATTTATTGGCTTTCTGTTCTTTTGGGTTTGTATTTGCAGGAGAAAGACAAGAACGGAAAGTTGATTTGGGTGCCAGCGGAAGTGAACATTTGTGATCATGTTCTGGTCCCCTGCATCGACCCTGAAGAGAATGAAAGTTCAGATTTCTATGAAAATTATTCGGCCAGACTGGCCACAGCCCCTCCTCTGGATTCCTCCAGGCCGCAGTGGCAATTTCATCTCATAAATGTGAAGAGTCAAGATGCGGCCTCTGGCATAGTGATGAGAGTTCATCATTCTTTAGGGGATGGTGTGTCTCTCATGTCGCTCTTATTGGCCTGCACCAGACAGCACGCCGACCCCAATTTGCTCCCCACAATCCCACGCCAAACAAGGTCAAGCAGAATTGCTGGGGCTAAATTTAGGGGACTGCCCTTGCCTTTGGGGATTTTGTTGGGCATGCTTCTTGTAGTCTGGTACACAGTTGTGGATATTTTGTATTTTGTGGCTACCATAATCTGGCTTAAGGATAGCCTTACGCCGATTAAGGGATATCCCGGGATAGAATCGGGTCCCAAGAAGATTGTGCACCAGAGTATCAGTCTGGAGGATATTAAGCTTGTCAAGGATGCTATAAAAGGGGTAAGTTTTGTAGATTTGCTGGACATAAATTGATTGTATTGTCATTTTGTATGGCTGCTTAATGTCTGGTTGTTTGGGGAAAGTGCAGACAGTGAATGATGTTATGCTGGGGATTACTTCGGCAGGGATCACAAGATACCTGGAACGCAGATATGGTAAGAAAACCTTAACTTTTATGTATCTTTTTCCGCTGTGTATAATTATGGAACAGTATTTTCTGGGATTCAACTTCCTGTTGGTAAAGTAGATTTATTTATCCACTTTTTTGTGTGTGATGGCTATTGAGATGGAATATTGTTGGTTTCGAGTGGGAGGCAAAATAAATAATTGCAACTACAAAATAGAGTTATTTCTATGGAAATTTGTATCATTTATGAACTTGTTTATTAAGAATCAAGGggtatctattttattttatttttttgttctgGAGAGGTATCCATTCCTTGCTTAATCACACTTTGGGAAGGTTGAAGCCCATTTTTAGGCCCAGAATCTGTACTTTATTACATCCAGTGATTCATGTAATGGGCAAAAACTTCCAAATCTACCCCACCACTGGTAAAGGTCAATGGCTGTAAAGGTCAAACATCCCAATAGAATTCTTCTTTACGCCTAGTGTTTCCTCCACAACATTTCCTGTTAGCTTCTAATCACCTGATGTGGATGGAAATTATTTGAAACCATTTTGCAGAGGAAATTTTGCAGTGCTTTGACACTAGTCACTACAGCTGAGCATAATCAGACAACTGCTTTTCCACAGCGGCTGTAAACCAAAAGACCACAACTGCTTTTCACAAAGGCTGGGCATCCCACAGCTGCATTTCACAAAGGCTGATAATCCCCAGCATATATTTTTGACTGTTTGAAAAGTGGAATTTTTATCTCAAGTTAACACTACTGCTCCCAATAATTACAGCTTGCCACTTCCCCAACAGCCACAGTAAACTATTCGAAGATACCAAGATGAACTTACCTGTGCTGCATCTGTTTTAATGGATATTTGTGAAAAGGGGTTCATTCATGGATATACAGTGTAAAGAGGTTCATTCAACATAGATCTGATGATTGGGATTTGCAGAAATTGGGCAACATAACACAAATCTGTTTCTAATTTTTGCACATTTTGCATTGGAAGAGGAGGAGCGTTCAGAAAATGCTGATGCAGACACAAAAAAGAAAGCAGAGCAAAGGAGAAAAAATGGCGAGAGTGTTTTGCCATCGAAGCTACGCGTTCGTTCAACAATTCTAGTGAACACAAGGCCTGCTCCGGGGCTCCATGTAACTTATTCTGCTGAATCAATTCCAGTTTTCAAATTCTTACCTGTGAAATAACTTCCCTAACCCCTTTAGGTTTTTCAATTTCAGGAACTAGCAGAGATGATGGAGTCCGGGAACAAAGCAAGGTGGGGGAACAATTTAGGCTATGTGATTCTTTCGCTTCCTACGGAGAAGCGAAAGAATCCTCTGGATTATGCCCGTGCAGCCGCGGCCATTTTTAGAAGGAAAAAACTATCTCTGGAGGCGCCCTTTACATATGCAAGTGGTACTCTGTTGCTCCATTTGGCAGGTGTCAAGGTATGAAATCTGAGACTCTGAACTCTGAATCTGAACAGGATTGGGTAGGTACTGACCTGTTGAGAAATCATAAATTCCTGGCGTGTGGCAGGCTGCTACGATCCTGACATACAATATGATCGCGAACACAACCTTTTCCTTTTCCAACATGGTGGGGCCCTTGCAAGAGGTGGAATTCTTCGGCCATCCAATCATGGATATCATTCCCACAGTCTCTGGGCATCCTCATGTGAGTTTACATCCATATATTTCACAGCAGACAGTTTTTTTGCTAATGGTCTGTCCAAATTTCTTATACAAATTATTGGTTTGGTTATGCAGGCTTTAACCATGCATTTCCAAAGTTACATGGGAAAAGTATACATCCATATATTTCACAGCAGACAGTTTTTTTGCTAATGGTCTGTCCAAATTTCTTATACAAATTATTGGTTTGGTTATGCAGGCTTTAACCATGCATTTCCAAAGTTACATGGGAAAAGTAACGTTGGTCGTTAGCGCAGCTACAGATGTGATTGCAGATCCCAAACAACTCTGTTTAGATTGCATAGATGCTTTCCATTCCATGAAGCAAGCAGCTGCCGTGTAAACCATGCAATTCAATGACATCCATGAGATGAGATAGTCTCATTTTCAAATAATAGATAGCAATGTTCATGGTGGTTCAATGGTACACATCTAGATCGTAACATATGATTATATAGAATGTTTTTAAATATAATTGGAAGCATCACTGGTTCATTGCATGCAATGTGATGCTTTTGGTATTGAAAAATAAGTCTTTTGTTAGTATTTGTCGTTAGGCAATACTATTTCATTCATTGAAAATCTAATTGttcataaattaaatttttaacaatgataagtttttttttttaatttaattttgtttaaaataaaCTTTGTAAagttaatattaaatttttaaattttatgatttaataaattaataaataaaagtgGTTAAAATAATTTGAGTGTTCTAAGAGGGGATTTTTTGGAAGCTGGAgtataaatttttttttcatatttttttagcaATAATTAATGTATTTCAATTGGTTTTAAGAATGTTTTGAAGGGCGAGTTGTTCTTGTTGCctttattgcatttttttattgGTTTTAAGAATTTTTTGAAGGGTGAGTTGTTCTTGTTgcctttattgcattttttttaccTTGCCATCTAGTAGCATAGGTTAGGTATTATAATTACTTCCCTAGCTTAAGACCACTAATGGAATTATGCCCTACAAATAgatcatcacaaacaacatgacATGCTAAAACATAACACACAAACaactaaaagacaaatttgtagtCCCATCTTTTGAATTAATAACAACTCTAAAAGACAAAGAATATATCACCATCTCGATGAGTCTAAAACTGTAGCCTTAAGAAAGAGAAGATGGGTTTCTTCAAAATGATCAGTGGGACAACTTTGAATAAGCCAATTGGCTTTTTGACTAGCAAGAAAATGATGGTCTATTAAAAAGAAAATTGCACAAGCTGAAGGGCATAACAACATGGCGGAGCCTTTGGGGTTGCATTGTGACTATGTGGAGGAAACATGAGATGAGAAATTTTCAAGACTTTTCTAATAGATTGATGATCTATCGACAAAAGAATCCATTATAAATGTGATCGATGCAGAAGCCTAGGAACAAGAATATGGTCGTGTGCATGACAATGTCATCTACGAGAGGCTTCTGACCCATGTGATTCAAGTGTTTGGTGGTACAATGTGGGGAGTTTGTG from Cryptomeria japonica chromosome 3, Sugi_1.0, whole genome shotgun sequence harbors:
- the LOC131038586 gene encoding wax ester synthase/diacylglycerol acyltransferase 11 — its product is MDVAGDVLGKPRLWKITVKKENKGCTDGEEEINEFEPVTPAGRVFSQSALYCYIIAIFKLKTQIDVETIKSGLESSLLKHKRFSSVMEKDKNGKLIWVPAEVNICDHVLVPCIDPEENESSDFYENYSARLATAPPLDSSRPQWQFHLINVKSQDAASGIVMRVHHSLGDGVSLMSLLLACTRQHADPNLLPTIPRQTRSSRIAGAKFRGLPLPLGILLGMLLVVWYTVVDILYFVATIIWLKDSLTPIKGYPGIESGPKKIVHQSISLEDIKLVKDAIKGTVNDVMLGITSAGITRYLERRYEEERSENADADTKKKAEQRRKNGESVLPSKLRVRSTILVNTRPAPGLHELAEMMESGNKARWGNNLGYVILSLPTEKRKNPLDYARAAAAIFRRKKLSLEAPFTYASGTLLLHLAGVKAATILTYNMIANTTFSFSNMVGPLQEVEFFGHPIMDIIPTVSGHPHALTMHFQSYMGKVTLVVSAATDVIADPKQLCLDCIDAFHSMKQAAAV